One segment of Triticum aestivum cultivar Chinese Spring chromosome 2A, IWGSC CS RefSeq v2.1, whole genome shotgun sequence DNA contains the following:
- the LOC123189179 gene encoding protein SMAX1-LIKE 3, with protein MRAGGCTVQQALTAEAAGVVKQAVSLARRRGNAQVTPLHVASAMLAAPAGLLRAACLRSHSHPLQCKALELCFNVALNRLPASAAVASSPLLGGHGHHHYYPPSLSNALVAAFKRAQAHQRRGSVDSQQQPVLAVKIELEQLVVSILDDPSVSRVMREAGFSSTQIKANVEQTVCSTTTTAATNANPHQNPNPSSTATTSKHQETSKAKLPLGQARDEDAAAVLHCLAGRSKTRVVVVAENTAAAEATVRAAMDKVKRGEAKHDALRSAQVVSLRVSSFREMPREEAERRLGELRCLIKSRGHVLLVVEDLKWAAEFWSGHVQGGRRGYYCPVEHVVTEVRALACAAGGEHGLWLVGFGSYQTYTKCRAGQPSLENLWGLQTLTVPAGSLALSLTCALDDSALGAVNQSMKASSDMDGNGPVPRWPLLGGAQLTSRCCGDCSGVRIDTKAALPPSFVSSSTIPSWLQHCRDQEPTHVMDLSRNWNSICSKPSQRMTLHFSAPVSPASSISSYEHGHQPRQSWLLADLDGKHPWKPKCEADEKVSSHDSGASNGSVEVECRSRFKELNAENLKLLCAALEKEVPWQKEIVPEIASTVLQCRSGIAKRRDKSRSTDAKEETWMFFLGGDADGKERVARELANLVFGSRKNFVSIKLGASSTSASCSTEEHRSKRPRTSAATEGEAYLERLYDAVSENPHRVILMDDFEQADQYCQVGIKEAIDSGVIRSQTGDEVGVSDTIVILCCESFDSKSRACSPPTKQMRPETKEEHTVDDDHKEAETSSSCFDLNINIESEHADERDVCLLTAVDRTLFFRRREDL; from the exons ATGAGGGCCGGGGGGTGCACCGTGCAGCAGGCGctgacggcggaggcggcgggggttGTGAAGCAGGCCGTGAGCCTGGCGCGCCGGAGGGGGAACGCGCAGGTCACGCCGCTGCACGTGGCCAGCGCGATGCTGGCGGCGCCGGCGGGGCTGCTGCGCGCGGCGTGCCTCCGCTCGCACTCGCACCCGCTCCAGTGCAAGGCGCTGGAGCTGTGCTTCAACGTCGCCCTCAACCGCCTGCCGGCCTCCGCCGCGGTCGCCTCCTCACCGCTGCTCGGCGGCCACGGCCACCACCACTACTACCCGCCGTCGCTCTCCAATGCGCTCGTCGCGGCCTTCAAGCGCGCGCAGGCGCACCAGCGGCGCGGATCCGTCGATAGCCAGCAGCAGCCGGTGCTCGCCGTCAAGATCGAGCTCGAGCAGCTCGTCGTCTCCATCCTCGACGACCCCAGCGTCAGCCGCGTCATGCGCGAGGCCGGCTTCTCCAGCACGCAGATCAAGGCCAACGTCGAGCAGACCGTGTGCAGCACCACCACCACGGCCGCCACCAACGCCAATCCCcaccaaaaccctaaccctagcagcaCGGCCACCACAAGCAAGCATcaagaaacctccaaggccaagctCCCACTCGGCCAGGCGCGCGACGAGGACGCTGCCGCCGTGCTCCACTGCCTGGCCGGCCGGAGCAAGACGAGGGTCGTGGTCGTTGCCGAGAACACTGCCGCGGCGGAGGCCACGGTGCGCGCGGCCATGGACAAGGTCAAGAGAGGCGAGGCCAAGCACGACGCCCTACGGAGCGCGCAGGTGGTCAGCCTCCGTGTGTCTTCGTTCCGGGAGATGCCGAGGGAGGAGGCGGAGCGGCGGCTGGGCGAGCTGCGGTGCCTCATCAAGAGCCGAGGGCATGTCCTGCTGGTGGTGGAGGACCTCAAGTGGGCGGCCGAGTTCTGGAGCGGCCACGTCCAAGGCGGTCGGAGAGGGTACTACTGCCCCGTGGAGCACGTGGTGACCGAGGTGCGCGCCCTGGCGTGCGCGGCCGGCGGTGAGCACGGGCTCTGGCTCGTCGGGTTCGGGAGCTACCAGACGTACACGAAGTGCAGGGCGGGGCAGCCGTCGCTGGAGAACCTGTGGGGGCTCCAGACGCTCACCGTCCCCGCCGGCAGCCTCGCGCTGAGCCTCACCTGCGCCTTGGACGACAG TGCACTGGGCGCAGTCAATCAGTCCATGAAAGCGAGCTCCGACATGGATGGGAACGGACCGGTGCCCCGCTGGCCGCTTTTGGGCGGCGCCCAGCTGACCTCCAGATgctgcggcgattgctccggcgtCAGGATTGACACCAAAGCCGCATTGCCGCCCTCCTTCGTGTCCTCGTCCACCATCCCATCCTGGCTCCAGCATTGCCGCGACCAG GAGCCTACGCATGTCATGGATCTCAGCAGGAACTGGAACTCCATCTGCAGCAAACCATCTCAGCGGATGACGCTGCACTTCTCGGCACCCGTGTCTCCGGCTTCCTCCATTTCCTCCTACGAGCATGGCCACCAGCCTCGCCAGTCGTGGCTTCTCGCCGACCTCGACGGCAAGCATCCATGGAAACCCAAGTGCGAGGCCGACGAGAAGGTCTCGTCGCACGACTCGGGCGCTTCCAACGGCTCCGTGGAGGTGGAGTGCCGTTCCAGGTTCAAGGAGCTCAACGCCGAGAACCTCAAGCTTCTTTGCGCCGCATTGGAGAAGGAGGTGCCGTGGCAGAAGGAGATCGTCCCTGAGATCGCCAGCACCGTCCTCCAGTGCCGGTCAGGGATCGCCAAGAGGCGCGACAAGTCGAGGTCGACGGACGCCAAGGAGGAGACGTGGATGTTCTTCCTCGGAGGCGACGCCGACGGCAAGGAGAGGGTGGCCCGTGAGCTCGCCAACCTCGTCTTCGGCTCGCGCAAGAACTTCGTGTCCATCAAACTCGGCGCTTCCTCGACGTCCGCATCCTGCTCCACCGAGGAGCACAGGAGCAAGCGGCCCCGGACGTCGGCGGCGACCGAGGGCGAGGCCTACCTAGAGCGGCTCTACGACGCCGTCTCCGAGAATCCGCACCGTGTCATTCTCATGGATGACTTCGAGCAGGCCGATCAGTACTGCCAGGTGGGCATCAAGGAAGCCATCGACAGCGGGGTGATACGGAGCCAAACCGGCGACGAGGTCGGCGTGAGCGACACCATCGTCATCCTTTGCTGCGAGAGCTTCGACTCCAAGTCTAGAGCTTGCTCGCCGCCAACCAAGCAGATGAGGCCGGAGACCAAGGAGGAGCACAcggttgatgatgatcacaaagAAGCTGAGACCTCGTCGTCTTGCTTTGATCTGAACATCAACATAGAGAGTGAGCATGCGGACGAGCGTGATGTCTGCCTGCTCACGGCGGTTGACCGGACGCTGTTTTTCAGAAGACGGGAGGACTTGTGA